A genomic region of Luteitalea sp. contains the following coding sequences:
- a CDS encoding (p)ppGpp synthetase encodes MSPSDSDAFPGGSKSRVNRAGARVRTGKATPQDLQAIDTWRAAHRNVLNTFQAILRTRTRDTSVTVAQRHKRKRTIFGKLHRFPNMQLARMDDVAGCRLIFTSISELYAFRDTLHGARFNHRRRNDTDKYDYITCPKSTGYRGVHDVYEYDVNSTVGRPLKGLLVEIQYRTLVQHAWATAVEVIGFITENQPKFEQGDTRYQEAMALASELLARAYEESTGPFPELGDRDVVRRFLALDKELGLLATLAGLNATKAAVTLKRNAILIFSEAGELDVKTFRDATEALRALFELEEQIPSSDVVLVRADTSAEVRLAFKNYFSDAHDFIDMVERSCHTLSGHRVLRTRGGKHARNTRPARKRR; translated from the coding sequence TTGAGCCCGTCCGATTCTGACGCGTTCCCTGGAGGCTCGAAGTCACGGGTCAACAGAGCCGGTGCACGCGTTCGAACTGGAAAGGCGACGCCCCAGGACCTCCAGGCCATCGATACCTGGCGAGCGGCCCACCGAAACGTACTCAACACGTTCCAAGCAATTCTTAGAACACGAACCCGCGATACGAGTGTTACGGTCGCTCAACGGCACAAAAGAAAGCGCACGATATTCGGCAAACTGCACCGCTTCCCAAACATGCAATTGGCTCGAATGGACGACGTCGCTGGATGCCGGCTAATCTTTACATCCATTAGCGAACTCTACGCATTTCGTGACACACTCCATGGCGCACGTTTCAACCATCGACGCCGGAATGACACCGACAAGTATGATTACATCACGTGTCCAAAGAGCACTGGATACCGCGGTGTTCACGACGTATACGAGTACGACGTCAACTCCACCGTTGGTCGTCCTCTCAAGGGGCTGTTAGTCGAGATCCAATATCGGACCCTTGTCCAGCATGCTTGGGCTACCGCCGTCGAAGTTATCGGATTCATCACCGAGAACCAACCGAAGTTCGAGCAAGGAGATACCAGATACCAGGAAGCAATGGCGCTCGCCAGTGAGCTTCTCGCTCGGGCATACGAGGAATCGACTGGCCCGTTCCCTGAGCTAGGTGATCGTGATGTTGTCCGACGCTTTCTTGCCCTGGACAAGGAGCTTGGTCTCCTAGCCACGCTTGCAGGCCTCAATGCTACGAAGGCGGCGGTAACGCTGAAGCGCAACGCCATCTTGATCTTCTCGGAAGCTGGTGAGCTTGATGTGAAGACATTTAGAGACGCGACTGAGGCGCTTCGCGCGTTGTTCGAGCTTGAGGAACAAATACCCAGCAGTGACGTTGTGCTCGTTCGCGCCGACACTAGTGCCGAAGTGAGGTTAGCTTTCAAGAACTATTTTTCGGATGCTCACGATTTCATCGACATGGTGGAACGTTCATGTCACACACTATCGGGCCATCGGGTTCTCCGCACAAGAGGCGGGAAACACGCGAGAAACACGCGACCTGCTAGGAAGCGGAGGTGA